The DNA region CACCATGAAGAAGGTGCCTTGGACTTGAAAATGGAGTGTAGAACTGTTCAATTGGTTGTAACTCCACAAACTTTGTGAATGTGATTACTACCCTCACTGTGGGGACCACGGGTATTGCCAACTATCATCACGCAAAACAAAATAATTGCCGTTAGATCATTCAAAAAGTTGAATCACAGACATATACGCATTCAAATCAAAGGTAAAAAACAGATTGGTCCCGCATAGATTTAAGCGGGGTCCCTCGTGGAACGGCTTTACCCAACAACTTGTGGCAGAAGCAAGTTGATGGAATAGTGGATGCGCTCATACTCTCTGTACgtgtaattaaaatatttatttataaaaataaaaaaggtgcACTCTATTGGCTAGTGAaagaaaatttccttttttatatCATGCTTTATCTATTTTGGACGTCTCAAACATTGATGGTGATGCACGTATACGATAGTGAATATTTCATACCCAAGATACCTTCAATTTCAAAGTTCAAATTGATCTACATATGTAGTTAAAAGCTTCCTAGATATAAAATTTCACTTACTATTGAGAAGCATAGTAATGTGAAATAACTTAAATGAACTTACTTATTTTTGTCCTAAGCTACTTATAAATTAATATTACAATTAATCATATTAAGTGATAAAATTTACACATATTAAGTGATAAAATTTACTTCAAAGATACCTGCCAAATGACTCCCtgaattttaaaaagaataagTGTGACTAATTAGAAAAACTTACAAACACTTGATCTTATAACAaactaaataacttaaattTAAGAATTACAAACTAAAGTAAGAATATATATAACACCTAGGTAAATTGTAATTAAAGTGGGTCCCAGGAAGGTTCTTTGCGTTAAACACTAGGAAAAGTGTCACAGGAGCTGCAGCAAAACAGACCACAGCTAACGTCTTTAGCTTGTGCcatgaaaagaagaaataaagagCGAACAACAGAAAACAAAATATCAACCTTTCATCAGAAGAAATGACTAATGAGAATCTCGTGGGACCAAAAAGAATTTAAACTGAAATACCAATTTTACCCCTTACCTTTACTGGAAATGTCCCTGGAGGAAACTTGGTAGTTAACAGCTCTCTCATTCGTCTAACGGCTTTAACTTTGTTAGCTAATATATCAAGTAACGGCAACAACTCCTCCGTCTTTAACGGAAACTGTTCCGTTAACCAAACTGACGGTTTCAAACTCTTCACATACTCTTTCTCCTTCGTATTCGGTAACGGCGCAACCGGTATCGCCGCCGCCGCCGTTCTCCGCCGTGGCTCCGGTATAATATCAACACTTTTCCGAGAAACTGTAACGAACTCTCTTTCTTCTCTAATGAAACTGCTGTGGCGTCTTTGTCTGTCACATACGCTAAACCGTGGATTCTCTGCTACGAGGAAACCGTCATCGGAATCTTCTTCTAGTTCTAAATCTAATGGAAGAACTTGTTCACTTTCAGCTCCGGTGATTTTCCGTGATCGGAAACTGAAAACAACGTTATTCACATCATAAACCCTAGCTTTCCATTCATTAACATTTTCCGTTTTGTCTTGACCTCTCCAATTTGTACGACTAACTAGTGTTGATTTAGTTACGTCCATTCCAGGTCGATAAACACTTGTTTGATTACAGAAACTCGATATATCAGAATCGCTTAAACGAGAACCAGCATTCTCAAAAGCATCATACATTTTACGTTCATCGTGATTCAAAACAAGCAATGAACCAGCTGGAATATCGAAATTGAAGTCACCGTCACCGAGAAAGAGAAAACTCTGATTAGCTCGTTGAACTTTCAATCCATCATAACCAGCTAATGATGTATCAGCTCTTAAATTACCGTCACGTTTCCAGATCTTATAGGTATCAGAAGgtgcaatttttccaacaaacgGAACAATAGAACTCTCAAAATGGAAACTAATTTCCATGTAGAAATCACGCATTCTACGAAGAACAGCAACAAGACGAGGTAAACGACGACGCCATTTAGACCAAGCACCTAAATGATGATGCTGTACTAAAACCGAAACAACATCAGAACATCGCCGCATAATTGCTTCCTGTAAAGCATTCCAACCATTAGCATTCTGTAACGAAATATCAGCACCAGCAACGGCGAGTGTACGAGCAGCGTACACGTCATTCAAACGGACGGCTAGATGTAACGGAGTTTCACGGTTAGGGTTATCACGTCGGTCAAGGACGGTTGAGATTTGATCAGCGAATTTTTCCTGTGAAAGTGAGTCGGACTCGGTGTGTATCTGAGTTGGATTAGCGAGTTTAGGAAGAGAAGAGACGAGTTTGGTTAGAGTAGAGTGATCGCCTAAAACGACGGCGTAATGTACAGGGCTATGTTTGTAATCTACTGGTTTTATAGTTGATGACGTCATCGCCGGcgatgttgttgttgctgccgGTCTCGACATTTTTAAGTGAAATTTGAGAATTGAAATGTAGATTTTTGTTAAGTAGAGGAAAAAATGGAGTGTGATTGTGGAATGGAATGTTATTGAAGAACGAGAAAGGTAAAGGGTAAAGTGGTCCTTTTGTGTATGTGATTCATCATGCCTTCATCAGGAAGTGGGGGAGTAAAGAGGACTCATACTGTGTGTGtgagaaaattttcaaaattcgaaGAAACAATGTTTTTCGaataaaaatacataatttttcattttaattaaatCTGTCTGGACTTTTGGAGACTTCTTAAAAAGGAACAGTCAAGTGATTTAAAGTATGCAAATGCTagaatatcaaatattaaattaaaataattataaaagaaagagCTAGATGAGATACTTCTTTCTCTATGAGGCAAAAAAGGCAATCTAATATACAAAGCATCTCACATTAACAGGATTCAAAAAGGGACTGCACCTCAAAGGGCGCGATGAAAAGATCCGACGATCGACTATTTTTCCAGTTACAAAGAACTACCtattatattgttattttaGAATTATCGAGGAAGCAAATTAAGGTGAATTGTGAAAAATCTGAAGAAAGAGATATAAAACTATTAAAATTTACATGTTAACGGAAAAAGGCCAAAAATACTCCTAACGTATTGAAAATGGCTCACAAATACACTCAGTTAATGTTTTGATTTAAAAGCTCTCAACGTTTGTTTTGGGTTCAAATGTACCCCTAAAACTAACAATCCTGAACCTTTTGGGCGTGTTCTAAAAAATGCTACTATTGTACGTTTCTAATCTATAAGTTTCTTGCACATTGAAGCTGTCTTTTGTTTGTGGAATTGTCGATAAACTCTTATTAATAGTTGCATGagtgaattttcttaaatattaatttttttggacacGCCTCAAATTGTTAACTGCTTAACTGATTCAAACATTATCTATTCAGGTTTTTGTTATATAGTACGTCTTAGTTCTGACTACTTGATCTTCACCCAGTGGATCACCATGGTTTACTGTTAGCATATGACTATCTTCATTTCCCTAGAAAAATGATTGCAAACACTAGTTGCCAGTTGCCACTAAGATTGAAAATTAAATCCAACAATTCAGAAAAaattaagcaaataatcatGCAAGCTAGTCTTCTTTCTTGAGCAACTGGCATGTCGACTTCAGTCTTCATTAGTGTAttataaaatgagagagaagaAATGGGCATCGTCCAATAAATTAAAATTGGAACAACAATAGATGAAATCTGATTTGAGCTAGTTGGTCGGTTAGTTTCGGGATTATATTTGATCCAAAAACAAATGTTGAGATAATTTTTAGACCAAAATGTTGAGATAATTTTTAGACCAAAAGGTTAACTGAGGCTATTTGTGAGTCATTTTACTTAGGTTCCAAATTCCGTATTATTAATAGTAATTAATTTGCCTaattacatgttttttttaaattaaaaggtGTATTCTACTACACCTTGTTCTTTGCAGGGTAGGGCAATTTATTCTGCCCATAAAAATGGAGTACGCCTAGTACTGTTTTGGCCAATGGGGCGCGACTTTTATGGATGCTTTATctgcattataaaaaaaaaaagtgtaggATCAGAATATTTTATTCTTTGTTTTGTGAAACTTTTAGTAGTCAGTTTCTCTGTTggtttctgttttttttttttttttttttttttgtcctttcaCTCCACTTTcccccaaaatatcaatattttatataaaacttaattctttttttggtaatctTTTGTTCCTACACGTTGTTATTTTCTAAAAcaattttgaaacttgtaatatttatagggttttgatttaagtgttttattatatttgaatgtacaaatttaaatatttgatttaataataattcatccaatacgtttatactaattaaaaaataattcattccatttaattacaatactaattcaaagcaatacaataataaattacaacaaCTTTCACGTGAAAGTGTAACAACTTACAACTAAACCCTAAAACTTGCGTGAAAGAACAACTTACACCTAAACCttaaaatatttggaaaaatatattttaccctTTCAGCTATTTTGTGTGTACCTAATCAggctaaaagtgaaaaaattatattttaacgTTTCACGCATAACTCGTGAaagtgtaaaatatattttttccgCTTTCACACGTTTAAGGTTTAGGTGTACTACTTATTAATATTTAAAgcaattagtattgtaattaaatggaatgaattattttttaattagtataggCTCTCGTATtagatgaattattattaaatcaaatatttaaatttgtacattcaaatataataaaacacttaaatcaaaaccctataaatattacaagtttcaaaacttgcttctggcactttagaacccctaaaacgacgatccaaacgtttaggtggactTCAATATTTATGGTTTTTCATTATTGAATGAGggatattaagttttatataaaatattgatattttgaaattttaaaatatacgttataatctttaaaaaaaaaaacgtaatttaaattaaaaaaaaaaaaaaaaagaggccccAACATTAACGCACAAAAGTCATGCGTGACTCtccttttttttatatgttcaCGCAGGTGCGAAAGGCCAAAACTGTTTTTGCAGTtctcctttcacgcacgaaattcgcgCGAATACTATTTctcgttctttttttttttttgtactaatggctaacttttttttttgcgctaTTTAAGTTGCGGATTCCAATGGGCGCGACTTTTATGGATGCTTTATCTGCATTATGCGGTGTAGGATCAGAATATTTTATTCTTTGTTTTGTGAAGCTTTTTCAGTTTCTCTGCGGTTTCTGTTTTGTCCTTTCACTCCACTTTCCCCTTTTTGTTTCACCTTATTTTGGTAATCTTTTGTTCTTACTGTTGTTATTTTCTAAAACAATTGAGTACTATACATTTTGTTTTCTCACAAAATTTAGGAGAACTGATCTTTGTATAATTCCGACTTTGTTTCGATAAGAAAAACTGAGACATATCTTTTTAAGTCaataatatttttcacttaAGAAGTTATAATGCGCATAACTTGGGAAAGAAAATTGtggtttatttttcttcttagcTATAGGCCTATAGCTAAAATGGATTGAACTCTCTTGTTTAACGTTTCAATAACTCACGATTCCCTCTTTCCTTGGCACGTATTCGGTATcaaaaattcaatatttaaagCAAGTAGGTATGTAAACTAATGACTTTCAAGATTGAACTGGCTTGTAAGTTGTAATTGGGGGAACTTCAAAACTTCAAGTACAACTCACCACACAGGTAAGATAATTCAAATTTTCCAGTCCCAGGCGTTTTCCGTATTTAAGTTTTATAGGTTCAATATTTATGGTTTTTCTCATTGAATGAGGGTATTTTTAAGATTATGAATTGATATATATACGTtataattttaatgaatttttacacataatttaaattatgtgttaaaagCACTGGGTTCATATGAACGTAGTAACTAAAAGTTGCATCTCTCCTTGTATATAGCTAGGTTTTAGAACCCATTCTTTTAACTTAGAACTCACAATATCATCAGGGGCGGCGCAACTAGTTATATGGCCCAAAGCTAGATATTAATAAGAGGCCTAAACTGTACCTaacaaatttattatttttgtaacaTCAAGCTATTTTGCCAACTTGCACATCACATTGATCATCATTGACTACTTAAGCTTCCATGAATGGAGGTATTTGCTAACTCTACTCATCCAGATTtaacaatattttaaaaaatattcaaggTTAAAACAATGCTATTTGAAATTCTAATTGTCTAATCATCTCAAATTTCTGCCACTAAGGAGGACACTTGGACATTATGTGGTTGAAGTTCTAAAAACGAATATTTGAAGTTGCAGTTCATaaaaagtatttgaaagttgaagcgGTGTTTAAACATAAATTtcagttgaaataaaaataaaatttgtggGAGGAAACTTGAAatagagaaatttaaagtattccccaatttttttttttcaaacttcaaattctaCGTACAAGGTTTTTCTGTAGAAAGAATCAATTTGATAAGCATATgcttatttaaaattaaaaattatatctATGAACATGTCAAAATAGTTTCATACATTTTAAACAACTCAAGTTTATTTTGAAGTGAAAAAATGTGACTTGGTACAATGTGTATAAAAGAATAAGAGTCCCTAAGTATAAATCAGCCTAAAGCTGATTTTAGTAATAatcatataataaaatatctataaaaataatagaggaaataaaattttaaaggcCTTTTAATACTTGGGGCCTAAAGCGGTGGCTTTGGCCGCTTGACCCTTTGGCTGGCCTTGAACATCATCTAGTGGCGGAGCTACAATACTAAGCATGATTTTGTATACTCAGTAACTTTTCCTGAGACCCATTTTTGTTATTAGGACATcaattaaatatgtatatgtatttaacTGCAAACTTAATAACTAATACAAGCTATGGGGAGTTGTAAAGTTAGTTCATTTTGCAAGTTCCTTGTGTTTTGCAGTTGAGGTGGAGGGGTTCAAATCCATCAGTGGCATATTAACCCCTCCCCTTCCCATGATGTAATGTTTTTTTTATTCTACAAGAAATAAGCTATGGATTTTGTGACAAATTCACAACTAGTAAACTTCAAATTCTTACTTTTCCACGCAACATCTAAATTCCTGAATCCACAACTATCCTCGATTTAAAAGAACtagtaatatttaaaaaacatcGAGATTTGCAGAAATGGATTAcccttaatttctctttcacCAAATATCTTCAATCTATGAGTTAGCAAAACAACCAAAAGATGGTTGCATAGTGAACTCAATAAAGAAGTTTGAAAAGGGACACAATTGAGGAATGGTCGGTTGGCCTATTCATCAAGTGGGGTTTGTTGTGTCCATAAAAAGAGAGAAGCAGAGTAGTCCATGagcataaaattaaaaattagtaAATGGCAAAGACAAAGGGAGGTGTCTGGGTCAAGCAGGACCAAAATCTTAACTGGATTTCCAAATCACAAGACAATTATACCAAATTTCCTTTCCTATGGATCCTAAAGCAGTTAACTTTGATTTCTGTGCAAATCCCATGAATTTGTGTGCAATTCCATTTTTACAACTAAGATTTCTTTTTTGACTACAATATAGCCTCTTCCTTTTTTAAAGAATTCGACCATGGTGTCCGTGTTACTTTAATTTTACCGTTAAGATGGAATCAAAAAAGTGAattcacaaaagaatcatgcatTAACGCAAATCAGTTTAGATGGAGCTACTTATGCAGGAAACGTAAACACTGtgaatatatacacactatGAGCATAGTTTAACAAATTATAGCATGCTATTCAGTCAATTTTCAAGTTATCGATCACACAGTGTTTGTTGTATATAGTTACATTGCATAAAACATAATATGATGGTGTAAAGGTACTATACACTGTTAATCTACATATCACAAAAGTTATACTAAATCGATACCGATTATGAAAGAAGATGGATGAACTCGACTCTACGGATAACgtcttaaaattttgaaatgcAACTTTACTTAAACCTGTTTACTGGACCCCTTTGGGGCCCAATTTTGCAAGAGAAAATGGTGTGTGGACCAGCCCTTAGGTGGGCTCGGCCGAGCTGCGCTGGGTCAATTTATTTATGcttcatttatttttgtatttgctCCATTAATAAAATTGGCATTGCTTCATTACATTTATATTTGCATGAATTTGCGAAAAAATTAAACTGAACAGGAAAATGATTGTTATTCTCGAAATTGGCTCGGTCATCAATTTACGTCTCGGAAAATTATACgaacacaaaagaatcatataaATTAGataaacaaacacaaaattaTGGTCAGTTAAAGTTTCAACCATTTACAACTAGCTTTATTTCTATTGTtagtttactttatgtctatcTGACAtatcatttaaaattttgaattagaTTCTGCTACTAATATTGTTATGAAGAAAATTTGGCAACTAATCATGTTGGTGCACAAAGGCTGGGCAAGACCCAGATGAATGGTTAATGGCACTTTTTTGGTTTGGAAATAATGGCACCTTGTTCAACCCCCCCCATTTGTGTACCTATCACTAGCCCCCCGGCTTCCTTTATGTTGCCCAATTTGcgaaaaaattaaatgaaaccGTTGATTGTTTTAGTTGGCTCGGTCATTAATTTAGCTCGAAAATTATACGAACATAAAGAATCGACTTAGATCAAACATATTTAACTTTACAGTTTGTTTGGATGGGCTTGCTTATAAGCCATAAGTTAGGAATGATAAACTTATGATTTTTGGCAACTAATCGTATTGATTTTACGTATATTGGCTTAAAAATAAATGTAGGCCATTGCCTCCTGGCGTGATAAGACTTTTTTCATCTTGACCCAAAACATATTTAACTTATAGTTTGTTTGGATGTTGTTTAAGCCATAAGTTAGATATCGTGTCTTTAGCTTAAAAATAAATGCTTAAAAGTACTAATATAAGTACAATCCAAACATTGTGTCTTGGCCTAATATAAGAAGCTTGCATTCATTGTGGAAGATGCTTACATGTACTTGTTGGGCATCAATTATTAATATAGAACTATTGGTCTTTTATAAAGTAGTAGTTGGGCCACCATATTTGGAAGCAAGAATGCATTTTAATTTGGAATAATTACTTGGCATAACAACCTCTAAGTGGTAATTATTGATcataactaccttttaatttatttatatttagtaggtTTATGACATTTTCAGAAATTACCATTTATAATGCATAAAAATACGTATTGCGGCAGGCCGGAGTGATTATTAGGTGTGGCCCCGCCCCCGCCCTCCTGTGTTTGCACCAAGCGCATtatttttcttacatatttttcctAGTTTCTTCTCCTTGTATCTAAGTGTATTTTGAGTGTATTTCGTCATATGTATTTAGCATACGTATTTTACATCATTTCTTTCGTCATACGTATTTGTTCTATATGAATTATATGTATTAGTACGAATTACATGTAAGCCAAATACATTCGTATTCAAgacaagaaacaaaaatgtgtTCGAGATACAAGACAAAGCTGGTACGTATGAGATACGAGACATTTAcgagccaaatacatatgagatacatTCAACTATTCGGTTAATACACATTCAAATTCGACTCGAATACATTAAAATTCAGATATAAATATATGTGACATCTGATATAACTGAACAGTGTAATACATCAAATATAGGGAAAATGCCTAATATAACTATGAATTGTAATTATGAAAAAGATAATTATGAATGGTTAATTGCTCTTAAAAGGTAGTTTTTATGtaagttttccttttaatttcacCAAGTTGTGATGATGGGCTCGGCCAACATTATTAGCTCAACACGTTTCTTAGCATCTAAATGCTGGCCTTAGGAAAAGCATTTTTTGTCCTCTTTAATTTGTTTGGCAAAGGTGaaacaaaagttaaaaaatCTGATTTCGTACATTCCTTTCAATTTTGGAGATGTTGAAAATTTCTTTCTACAGTAATTGATATAACCATACCCTTTTAAGGATATAGCTTTGATTCATCACCTTTTGAACCTTTTGACTCCTATCAAAAGTAGTCTTATGAACCAGGGAACAAGTGGTAACCATCCCTTTCCTagtatcccccccccccccccacaaaaaaaaaaaataaaaaataattaatacatACAAAGCTTTAGGCACATAATTTGCTACTTCTATGTAAAAGTTGTGAAATTTCAAAGTACCATTGGAACTATTGAGAGGgtaaaaaaatcttgaaatgtCATCTTTATAATAGAAGTCGAGTTTATCATGCCTTTTTACCAAAGGTGTATGATCAACTTTGAAATTTTGAACCAATTTTGCTAGGCATCCAGTTTATATTTTGGTACTCCGATTCTTATGATGTAAATACCATATTACAAGTTTTATTTTCTAATGTTTAGTTCTTAGATGTGTTATTGGGATGTTTCCTGGTTGACTTAATAATATGTAAGTCATCATTTCGACTCACCTAGTGTACAAGCGTCTGTAGTCCAACGGTTAGGATAATTGCCTTCCAAGCAATAGACCCGGGTTCGACTCCCGGCAGACGCAGTTATCCATTTTTTAGGTACTTCTTTGGTTTTACTTTTAGATGCTGCAAGTCTGCAATTAGCAGTTTAACTTTTCTATTTTAGTTTTCCCACTCTACAATGGAGAAAAAGGTCGTTTTCCAATAGTGACTTTTATATTACCATCTTCAATTGAGGGTACTTTAAGGCCATTTGTGATTC from Lycium ferocissimum isolate CSIRO_LF1 chromosome 2, AGI_CSIRO_Lferr_CH_V1, whole genome shotgun sequence includes:
- the LOC132046343 gene encoding uncharacterized protein LOC132046343, with translation MSRPAATTTSPAMTSSTIKPVDYKHSPVHYAVVLGDHSTLTKLVSSLPKLANPTQIHTESDSLSQEKFADQISTVLDRRDNPNRETPLHLAVRLNDVYAARTLAVAGADISLQNANGWNALQEAIMRRCSDVVSVLVQHHHLGAWSKWRRRLPRLVAVLRRMRDFYMEISFHFESSIVPFVGKIAPSDTYKIWKRDGNLRADTSLAGYDGLKVQRANQSFLFLGDGDFNFDIPAGSLLVLNHDERKMYDAFENAGSRLSDSDISSFCNQTSVYRPGMDVTKSTLVSRTNWRGQDKTENVNEWKARVYDVNNVVFSFRSRKITGAESEQVLPLDLELEEDSDDGFLVAENPRFSVCDRQRRHSSFIREEREFVTVSRKSVDIIPEPRRRTAAAAIPVAPLPNTKEKEYVKSLKPSVWLTEQFPLKTEELLPLLDILANKVKAVRRMRELLTTKFPPGTFPVKLAIPVVPTVRVVITFTKFVELQPIEQFYTPFSSPRHLLHGGSEDDTSGTNYHSLPSSSSSSSSSWLSRSNSRSTSKQPQQSCNGGQQADPFAIPSGYSWSSFDEKNRKMKKSKSTRRTK